A genomic window from Nocardioides sp. BP30 includes:
- a CDS encoding MFS transporter, whose translation MTSSSSQRGWIAADHPSYRWVALSNTTLGILIATINSSIVIISLPAIFKGIKVDPLGAGNVSYLLWMIMGFLVVSAVLVVMLGRLGDMYGRVKIYNLGFVVFSIASVYLSLDPFTGGAGALWLIVGRVIQGVGGAMLFANSTAILTDAFPAAQRGMALGINNVAAVAGSFIGLIVGGVLSEIDWRLVFWVSVPIGVLGTVWSYKSLHETGVRREGSLDLPGNLTFGIGLTAILVAITYGIQPYGDHTMGWTNPWVLAGIIGGAALLALFCWIETRVADPMFAMSLFKIRPFWAGNLAGLLSSIARGGMQFMLIIWLQGIWLPLHGYSYADTPLWAGIYLLPLTIGFLVAGPIAGVLSDRFGARLFATGGMLLVAATFIGFLLIPVSFDYWEFALLLLLNGLASGLFAAPNVSAIMNSVPANQRGAASGMRGTFFNAGSSLSIGVFFSLMIAGLAAKLPTSLTGGLQAHGVSDQAATAAGQLPPVASLFASFLGFNPIQTILDQLQQAGIPLGSPDVTTLTGKKFFPQLMSEPFHHGLIVVFGAAAGMCVLAAVASFFAGGKYVHQDEPVGAEATAGTASPEQE comes from the coding sequence GTGACCTCATCCTCGAGCCAGCGCGGCTGGATCGCTGCCGACCACCCGTCGTACCGCTGGGTGGCCTTGTCCAACACCACCCTCGGGATCCTGATCGCCACGATCAACAGCTCGATCGTGATCATCTCGCTGCCGGCGATCTTCAAGGGGATCAAGGTCGATCCGCTGGGTGCTGGCAACGTCAGCTACCTGCTCTGGATGATCATGGGCTTCCTGGTCGTCTCGGCGGTGCTGGTGGTGATGCTGGGCCGGCTCGGGGATATGTACGGCCGGGTGAAGATCTACAACCTCGGCTTCGTGGTGTTCTCGATCGCCTCGGTCTACCTCTCCCTCGATCCGTTCACCGGCGGGGCGGGCGCCCTGTGGCTGATCGTCGGGCGCGTCATCCAGGGTGTCGGTGGGGCGATGCTCTTCGCCAACTCCACGGCGATCCTCACCGACGCCTTCCCGGCCGCTCAGCGCGGGATGGCGCTGGGCATCAACAACGTCGCCGCGGTGGCCGGCTCGTTCATCGGGCTGATCGTGGGTGGCGTGCTCTCCGAGATCGACTGGCGGCTGGTCTTCTGGGTTTCGGTGCCGATCGGGGTGCTCGGGACGGTGTGGTCCTACAAGTCGCTGCACGAGACCGGCGTCCGGCGCGAAGGCAGTCTCGACCTCCCGGGCAACCTCACCTTCGGGATCGGGCTGACAGCGATCCTGGTCGCCATCACCTACGGCATCCAGCCGTACGGCGACCACACCATGGGCTGGACCAATCCCTGGGTCCTCGCCGGCATCATCGGCGGTGCCGCCCTGCTGGCGCTCTTCTGCTGGATCGAGACCCGGGTGGCCGATCCCATGTTCGCGATGAGCCTGTTCAAGATCCGGCCGTTCTGGGCCGGCAACCTCGCCGGGCTGCTCTCCTCGATCGCGCGCGGCGGGATGCAGTTCATGCTGATCATCTGGCTCCAGGGCATCTGGCTGCCGCTGCACGGCTACTCCTACGCCGACACCCCGCTGTGGGCGGGCATCTACCTGCTGCCGCTGACCATCGGCTTCCTCGTCGCCGGGCCGATCGCGGGGGTCCTCTCCGACCGGTTCGGCGCGCGCCTGTTCGCGACCGGCGGGATGCTGCTCGTCGCGGCGACGTTCATCGGGTTCCTGCTCATTCCGGTGAGCTTCGACTACTGGGAGTTCGCGCTGCTCCTGCTGCTCAACGGTCTGGCCTCGGGCCTGTTCGCGGCGCCGAACGTCTCCGCGATCATGAACTCCGTGCCCGCCAACCAGCGTGGTGCCGCCTCCGGCATGCGCGGCACCTTCTTCAACGCCGGCTCCTCGCTGTCGATCGGCGTGTTCTTCTCGCTGATGATCGCCGGTCTGGCGGCCAAGCTGCCGACCTCGCTGACCGGGGGGCTGCAGGCGCACGGCGTCTCCGACCAGGCCGCGACGGCGGCCGGGCAGCTCCCGCCGGTGGCGTCGCTGTTCGCCTCGTTCCTCGGGTTCAACCCGATCCAGACGATCCTCGACCAGCTCCAGCAGGCCGGTATCCCGCTCGGCTCGCCCGACGTCACGACACTGACCGGCAAGAAGTTCTTCCCCCAGCTGATGTCGGAGCCCTTCCACCACGGCCTGATCGTGGTGTTCGGCGCCGCGGCCGGCATGTGCGTGCTCGCCGCGGTCGCATCGTTCTTCGCCGGCGGCAAGTACGTCCACCAGGACGAGCCGGTGGGCGCCGAGGCGACCGCCGGCACTGCGTCGCCGGAGCAGGAGTGA
- a CDS encoding DUF3263 domain-containing protein, with product MSGALSQRESEILTFERSWWSAGGAKETAIRERFDLSAAHYYRLLGELIDRPEALEQDPLLVRRLRRQRLARQRARSVRRARG from the coding sequence ATGTCCGGTGCCTTGAGTCAGCGCGAGAGCGAGATCCTGACCTTCGAGCGGTCCTGGTGGTCGGCCGGCGGCGCCAAGGAGACGGCCATCCGCGAGCGGTTCGACCTGAGCGCTGCCCACTACTACCGGCTCCTGGGCGAGCTGATCGACCGTCCGGAAGCGCTGGAGCAGGACCCCCTGCTGGTGCGCCGGCTCCGCCGCCAACGTCTTGCCCGGCAGCGCGCCCGCTCGGTACGGCGGGCCCGGGGCTAG
- a CDS encoding pyridoxal phosphate-dependent decarboxylase family protein codes for MERDLTDATRMHRSGPATEKLTRALADLSIARLCDPVPLDGASTFEALQAAAGQTVTDAGIGADAAVELWDEVLSRACISTDFHGYLAFIPSAPTKAAAAFDMLIGASSVYGGSWLEGSGAVYAENQALRWLADLAGLPEEAGGVFVQGGTSGNLSALVAARSAAQHRRGSRPVRWAVLLSDETHSSVKHSLESVMDVDVVVVPGDERGRVTGAAVAAWAADASAEELDAVFAVVATAGTTNVGVVDDIAGIADVCEQHGWWLHVDGAYGGAALAAPSVRHLFDGVERADSFIVDPHKWLYAPFDACALLYRDPVLARAAHTQKAGYLDPVNVEGEWNPSDFAVQLSRRARGLPFWFSLAVHGTDAYRAAIEHTLAMAADARRMIDRADHLRLLVEPDLSVLIFERVGWSADDYAQWSARLLREGTAFVTPTRHHGQVCTRIAVVNPMTTLADIELVLASMR; via the coding sequence ATGGAAAGGGACCTGACCGACGCCACCCGGATGCACCGCTCCGGACCGGCGACCGAGAAGCTGACCCGAGCACTGGCCGACCTGAGCATCGCCCGGCTGTGCGATCCCGTCCCGCTCGACGGTGCGAGCACCTTCGAGGCGCTGCAGGCGGCCGCCGGCCAGACGGTGACCGACGCCGGCATCGGTGCCGACGCAGCCGTCGAGCTCTGGGACGAGGTGCTCTCCCGTGCCTGCATCTCGACCGACTTCCACGGCTACCTGGCCTTCATCCCCAGCGCACCCACCAAGGCGGCGGCTGCCTTCGACATGCTCATCGGAGCCTCCAGCGTGTACGGCGGCAGCTGGCTGGAGGGGTCGGGTGCGGTCTACGCCGAGAACCAGGCGTTGCGCTGGCTCGCCGATCTCGCCGGCCTGCCCGAGGAGGCGGGAGGGGTGTTCGTGCAGGGCGGCACCTCCGGCAACCTCTCGGCGCTCGTGGCGGCCCGATCGGCCGCCCAGCACCGCCGCGGCAGTCGGCCCGTCCGCTGGGCCGTGCTGCTCAGTGACGAGACCCATTCCTCGGTCAAGCACTCCCTGGAGTCGGTGATGGACGTCGACGTGGTCGTCGTCCCCGGTGACGAGCGCGGGCGCGTCACCGGCGCCGCCGTCGCGGCGTGGGCGGCCGATGCCTCCGCCGAGGAGCTGGATGCGGTCTTCGCCGTGGTCGCCACCGCCGGCACCACCAACGTCGGCGTGGTCGATGACATCGCCGGGATCGCCGACGTCTGCGAGCAACACGGATGGTGGCTCCACGTCGACGGCGCGTACGGCGGGGCTGCGCTCGCCGCGCCCTCGGTCAGGCACCTGTTCGACGGCGTCGAGCGTGCCGACTCCTTCATCGTCGATCCGCACAAGTGGCTCTACGCGCCCTTCGACGCCTGCGCGCTGCTCTACCGCGACCCGGTGCTGGCCCGCGCCGCGCACACCCAGAAGGCGGGCTACCTCGACCCGGTCAACGTGGAGGGCGAGTGGAATCCCAGCGACTTCGCCGTCCAGCTCAGCCGCCGCGCGCGCGGCCTGCCGTTCTGGTTCTCGCTGGCCGTGCACGGCACCGACGCCTACCGCGCGGCGATCGAGCACACCCTCGCCATGGCCGCCGACGCCCGCCGGATGATCGACCGGGCCGACCACCTGCGGCTCCTGGTCGAGCCGGATCTGAGTGTGCTGATCTTCGAGCGGGTGGGCTGGTCCGCCGACGACTACGCGCAGTGGAGCGCACGACTGCTGCGCGAGGGCACCGCCTTCGTGACCCCGACGCGGCACCACGGCCAGGTGTGCACCCGGATCGCGGTGGTGAACCCGATGACGACGCTGGCCGACATCGAGCTGGTGCTCGCATCGATGCGCTGA
- a CDS encoding MarR family winged helix-turn-helix transcriptional regulator: MSGRHGRPADVPGDLPGDLPGDLPGDLYVALGRLVRSLRREQGDAPLSVGLFSAMRQLADHGPMRATALAEAEGIAGASMTRVLNALEDRGLVLRAPDPHDGRALLVRLSAEGRRVVTEGSGVRIAALRRRIGALSADERAALAAALPALLRLEEPVDGLG, translated from the coding sequence GTGAGCGGCCGCCACGGCAGGCCGGCCGACGTGCCCGGGGACCTGCCCGGGGACCTGCCCGGGGACCTGCCCGGGGACCTGTACGTCGCGCTCGGTCGGCTGGTGCGCTCGCTGCGACGCGAGCAGGGCGACGCCCCGCTCTCGGTCGGGCTGTTCAGCGCGATGCGGCAGCTGGCCGATCACGGCCCGATGCGTGCCACCGCCCTGGCCGAGGCCGAGGGCATCGCCGGTGCGTCGATGACGCGGGTGCTCAACGCGCTGGAGGACCGCGGTCTGGTGCTGCGCGCACCCGACCCGCACGACGGCCGCGCGCTGCTCGTGCGGCTCTCCGCCGAGGGCAGGCGGGTGGTGACCGAGGGGTCGGGGGTCCGGATCGCGGCCCTGCGTCGGCGCATCGGAGCCTTGTCCGCCGACGAGCGGGCCGCCCTCGCCGCGGCACTACCGGCGCTGTTGCGGCTCGAGGAGCCGGTCGACGGGTTGGGGTAG
- a CDS encoding glycine hydroxymethyltransferase — MADLSSLTSSAYQQALEVIASVEPRVAEATRKELADQRASLKLIASENYASPAVLMTMGTWFSDKYAEGTVGHRFYAGCQNVDTVEALAAEHARELFGAEYAYVQPHSGIDANLTAYWAILAHRVEGPWLQDAGVKNMNDLTEADWERLRSELGNQRLLGMSLDAGGHLTHGFRPNISGKMFHQNQYGTDPESGLIDYDAVRAKAKEFKPLILVAGYSAYPRRVDFAKMREIADEVGATLMVDMAHFAGLVAGKVFTGDEDPIPHAHVVTSTSHKSLRGPRGGFILATEEYAPSVDRGCPMVLGGPLSHVMAAKAVAFAEARQDSFRTYAQNIADNAQSLAAGFLERGAKLVTGGTDNHLVLLDVSSFGLTGRQAESALLDAGVVTNRNSVPADPNGAWYTSGVRLGTPALTTRGFGHDEFDKVAELIVDVLKNTEPGTTKAGEPSKASYVLGDGVAERTRAASAELLERHPLYPGLDLA, encoded by the coding sequence ATGGCTGACCTCTCGTCCCTGACCAGCTCCGCGTATCAGCAGGCCCTCGAGGTGATCGCCTCGGTCGAGCCCCGGGTCGCCGAGGCCACCCGCAAGGAGCTGGCCGACCAGCGTGCCTCGCTCAAGCTGATCGCGTCGGAGAACTACGCCTCGCCGGCAGTGCTCATGACGATGGGCACCTGGTTCAGCGACAAGTACGCCGAGGGCACGGTCGGCCACCGCTTCTACGCCGGTTGCCAGAACGTCGACACCGTGGAGGCCCTCGCCGCTGAGCACGCCCGCGAGCTGTTCGGCGCGGAGTACGCCTACGTGCAGCCGCACTCGGGCATCGACGCCAACCTGACGGCGTACTGGGCGATCCTGGCGCACCGCGTGGAGGGTCCCTGGCTGCAGGACGCCGGGGTGAAGAACATGAACGACCTCACCGAGGCCGACTGGGAGAGGCTGCGGTCCGAGCTCGGCAACCAGCGCCTCCTCGGCATGTCGCTCGACGCTGGCGGACACCTCACCCACGGCTTCCGGCCGAACATCTCGGGCAAGATGTTCCACCAGAACCAGTACGGCACCGACCCGGAGTCCGGGCTGATCGACTACGACGCCGTGCGTGCGAAGGCCAAGGAGTTCAAGCCGCTGATCCTGGTGGCGGGCTACTCCGCCTACCCGCGTCGGGTGGACTTCGCCAAGATGCGCGAGATCGCCGACGAGGTCGGCGCCACCCTGATGGTGGACATGGCGCACTTCGCCGGACTCGTCGCGGGCAAGGTCTTCACCGGCGACGAGGACCCGATCCCGCACGCCCACGTCGTCACCTCCACCTCGCACAAGTCGCTGCGCGGCCCGCGCGGCGGCTTCATCCTGGCGACGGAGGAGTACGCCCCGAGCGTGGACCGCGGCTGCCCGATGGTGCTGGGCGGCCCGTTGTCGCACGTGATGGCCGCCAAGGCCGTCGCCTTCGCCGAGGCGCGCCAGGACTCGTTCCGCACCTACGCGCAGAACATCGCGGACAACGCCCAGTCGCTGGCGGCGGGCTTCCTCGAGCGTGGCGCGAAGCTGGTCACCGGCGGTACCGACAACCACCTGGTGCTCCTCGACGTCAGCTCGTTCGGCCTCACCGGCCGCCAGGCCGAGTCGGCCCTGCTCGACGCGGGTGTCGTGACCAACCGCAACTCGGTCCCGGCCGACCCGAACGGCGCCTGGTACACCTCCGGCGTCCGCCTCGGCACGCCCGCCCTGACCACCCGCGGCTTCGGGCACGACGAGTTCGACAAGGTCGCCGAGCTGATCGTCGACGTCCTGAAGAACACCGAGCCCGGTACGACGAAGGCCGGCGAGCCCTCCAAGGCGTCCTACGTGCTCGGCGACGGTGTCGCGGAGCGGACCCGGGCCGCCAGCGCGGAGCTGCTCGAGCGGCACCCGCTCTACCCGGGCCTCGACCTGGCCTGA
- a CDS encoding acyl-CoA dehydrogenase family protein has translation MASTLPGTVPSRTDLRSVTNQAPPLVGHNVVTSDAALREAVLRHGDAGVLDTLLALGAEAGTADAREHGLLANQHSPVLVNYDRYGNRVDEVTFHPSWHWLMERAVGHGLAAAPWERQQDGDAHAHLRRAAGFLAWSQTEPGHGCPISMTYAAVPALRADAALAAEWAPLLASLRYDPGLRPASAKLGVLAGMGMTEKQGGSDVRANLTLARPTGVEGEYALYGHKWFTSAPMNDVFLVLAQAPGGLTCFVMPRVLPDGSANRLDVVRLKDKLGNRSNASSELEFDGTLVRRLGEEGRGVRTIIEMVAATRLDCVLGSASLMRKAVAEASWHVAHRSAFGSRLADKPLMRNVIADLALESEAATALALRLAAAVDRADDPAEAALRRLALPLAKFWVCKRTPGMVAEALECLGGNGYVEESGLPLLYREAPLNSVWEGSGNVNALDVLRALSREPEALDAYLAEVGSARGANADFDRAIEDLLALLGTLMGSPDELESSARRLAGRMAAVLQGSLLVRHAPAEVADAFCASRLGAGHDGTYGMLAGGDLAALVQRTTPTLS, from the coding sequence ATGGCATCCACGCTCCCGGGCACGGTTCCCTCCCGCACCGACCTCCGCTCCGTCACCAACCAGGCCCCGCCGCTGGTCGGCCACAACGTGGTGACGAGCGACGCGGCGCTGCGCGAGGCGGTCCTGCGGCACGGTGACGCCGGCGTACTGGACACCCTGCTCGCGCTCGGCGCGGAGGCCGGCACCGCCGACGCGCGCGAGCACGGCCTGCTCGCCAACCAGCACTCCCCCGTGCTGGTCAACTACGACCGCTACGGCAACCGGGTCGACGAGGTGACCTTCCATCCCTCCTGGCACTGGCTGATGGAGCGCGCCGTCGGGCACGGCCTCGCCGCGGCGCCCTGGGAGCGGCAGCAGGACGGCGACGCGCACGCTCACCTGCGCCGTGCGGCGGGCTTCCTGGCGTGGTCGCAGACGGAGCCGGGCCACGGCTGCCCGATCTCGATGACGTACGCCGCGGTGCCCGCCCTGCGCGCCGACGCAGCGCTGGCCGCGGAGTGGGCGCCGCTGCTGGCCTCGCTCCGCTACGACCCCGGTCTGCGGCCCGCCTCGGCGAAGCTCGGCGTGCTCGCCGGCATGGGCATGACGGAGAAGCAGGGCGGCTCCGACGTCCGCGCGAACCTCACCCTTGCGCGCCCGACAGGCGTCGAGGGTGAGTACGCCCTCTACGGCCACAAGTGGTTCACCTCCGCGCCGATGAACGACGTGTTCCTGGTGCTGGCCCAGGCGCCCGGAGGTCTGACCTGCTTCGTGATGCCGCGCGTGTTGCCGGACGGCTCCGCGAACCGACTCGACGTCGTACGGCTCAAGGACAAGCTGGGCAACAGGTCGAACGCCTCCTCCGAGCTGGAGTTCGACGGCACCCTGGTGCGCCGTCTCGGCGAGGAGGGCCGCGGCGTCCGCACGATCATCGAGATGGTGGCCGCCACCCGTCTGGACTGCGTGCTGGGATCGGCGTCGCTGATGCGCAAGGCCGTCGCCGAGGCGTCCTGGCACGTGGCGCACCGCTCGGCCTTCGGGTCCCGGCTCGCCGACAAGCCGCTGATGCGCAACGTGATCGCCGACCTCGCCCTCGAGTCGGAGGCAGCGACGGCGCTCGCGCTGCGGTTGGCCGCCGCGGTCGACCGGGCCGACGACCCGGCCGAGGCAGCCCTGCGCCGGCTCGCCCTGCCGCTGGCCAAGTTCTGGGTCTGCAAGCGCACGCCGGGCATGGTGGCCGAGGCGCTGGAGTGCCTGGGCGGGAACGGCTATGTCGAGGAGTCCGGACTGCCACTGCTCTACCGGGAGGCGCCGCTGAACTCGGTATGGGAGGGCTCGGGCAACGTCAACGCGCTGGACGTCCTGCGGGCGCTCTCGCGCGAGCCGGAGGCGCTGGACGCCTACCTCGCCGAGGTGGGCAGCGCCCGCGGTGCGAACGCGGACTTCGACCGGGCCATCGAGGACCTGCTTGCCCTGCTGGGCACGCTGATGGGCTCCCCCGACGAGCTGGAGAGCTCCGCCCGTCGGCTGGCCGGGCGGATGGCGGCCGTGCTGCAGGGCTCGCTGCTGGTCCGGCACGCACCGGCCGAGGTGGCCGACGCGTTCTGTGCGTCGCGACTCGGCGCCGGCCACGACGGCACGTACGGGATGCTCGCCGGCGGCGACCTCGCCGCCCTGGTCCAGCGGACCACGCCGACGCTCTCCTAG
- a CDS encoding potassium channel family protein, which produces MSDVESVHQGRARGRVSLPERYRSPWWHLMRRILIGVAILAVVVLLVYLQRDGYQDGNDPVGQVSLLDSFYYSATTLSTTGFGDIAPATDAARLVNALVVTPLRIAFLILLITTTMEILAFRRRDVFRIARWRKNMSNHVVVVGYGTKGRSAVQTLVNNGQDRDRIVIVDPAASALQEAHADGLAVVTGDATRRDVLQRAGVERAQQVIITTDRDDSNVLATLTVRQLNPEAWIVASAREQENAPLMKQSGANSVITSSDAVGRLLGLSSLSPTLGSVMEDLLTYGEGLEVAERGLLVNEVGKQPQQLPDQVIAVVRDEKVFRYFDPVVTQLARGDRLVVVRPAKELPWAPRPGTHDEDLAYDS; this is translated from the coding sequence GTGTCCGATGTGGAGAGTGTGCACCAGGGTCGTGCGCGAGGGCGGGTGTCGCTTCCCGAGCGCTACCGGTCGCCGTGGTGGCACCTGATGCGGCGGATCCTCATCGGCGTGGCCATCCTCGCCGTCGTGGTGCTGCTCGTGTACCTCCAGCGGGACGGCTACCAGGACGGCAACGACCCGGTCGGGCAGGTGAGCCTCCTGGACTCGTTCTACTACTCCGCCACGACGCTGAGCACGACCGGCTTCGGGGACATCGCCCCCGCCACGGACGCGGCGCGCCTGGTGAACGCGCTGGTCGTGACGCCGTTGCGGATCGCCTTCTTGATCCTGCTCATCACCACCACGATGGAGATCCTGGCGTTCCGTCGCCGGGACGTGTTCCGGATCGCACGCTGGAGGAAGAACATGAGCAACCACGTCGTGGTCGTCGGCTACGGGACCAAGGGGCGCAGCGCCGTGCAGACGCTGGTCAACAACGGCCAGGACCGGGACCGGATCGTGATCGTCGACCCGGCGGCCTCGGCGCTGCAGGAGGCGCACGCCGACGGGCTCGCGGTCGTGACGGGCGATGCCACCCGCCGCGACGTGCTGCAGCGCGCGGGCGTCGAGCGGGCGCAGCAGGTCATCATCACGACCGACCGCGACGACTCCAACGTCCTGGCCACGCTCACCGTGCGCCAGCTCAACCCGGAGGCATGGATCGTCGCCTCGGCCCGGGAGCAGGAGAACGCCCCGCTGATGAAGCAGTCGGGTGCGAACTCGGTGATCACCAGCTCCGACGCGGTCGGACGCCTGCTGGGTCTCTCGTCGCTGAGTCCGACCCTCGGCTCGGTGATGGAGGACCTGCTGACCTACGGCGAGGGTCTCGAGGTGGCCGAACGCGGCCTGCTGGTGAACGAGGTGGGCAAGCAGCCCCAGCAGCTGCCCGACCAGGTGATCGCCGTCGTGCGCGACGAGAAGGTCTTCCGCTACTTCGACCCGGTGGTCACCCAGCTCGCCCGCGGCGACCGGCTCGTGGTGGTCCGCCCCGCCAAGGAGCTGCCGTGGGCACCGCGCCCGGGCACGCATGACGAGGACCTGGCGTACGACTCCTGA
- a CDS encoding nitrite/sulfite reductase codes for MPDLRFTAKTAAQTEIPRPKRGEGQWALGYTEPLNKNEQSKKDDDPLNVRDRILYTYSKRGFDSIDPADLRGRFRWMGLYTQRKPGIDGGKTGALEEEELDDRFFMMRIRTDGALLSPEAIRALGGISTDFARGTADITDRQNIQLHWVEIEKVPEIWERLEAVGLDTIEACGDSPRPFLGSPVAGVAKDEIIDGTPAMVEIKRRFLNNPEFSNFPRKFKTSVSGHPSLDGAPEVNDVAFVGVEHPEHGPGFDLWVGGGLSTNPMFAQRLGVWIPIDEVPDVWAGVASIFRDYGYRRLRSKARLKFLVADWGNDKFREVLENEYLERKLLSNPSPEAATRPGDHIGVHEQKDGKFYIGLAPVVGRVNGALLTGLADLLEQYGAAGARLTSYQKLVVLGVEADQVDALVADLETIGLQANPSNWRRSTMACTGIEFCKLAIVETKQRAADLIASLEQRLPDLDVPITVNVNGCPNSCARSQVADIGLKGQLVLDDDGRQVEGFQVHLGGGIGEITRFGRKLRAHKVTSAGLDDYVETVVRNYLRDRTAGESFADWIEHADEALLRGDKALEVARS; via the coding sequence ATGCCCGACCTGCGCTTCACGGCGAAGACCGCCGCCCAGACCGAGATCCCGCGTCCCAAGCGGGGCGAGGGTCAGTGGGCGCTCGGCTACACCGAGCCGCTCAACAAGAACGAGCAGTCCAAGAAGGACGACGACCCGCTCAACGTCCGCGACCGGATCCTCTACACCTACTCCAAGCGCGGCTTCGACTCGATCGATCCCGCCGACCTGCGCGGCCGGTTCCGCTGGATGGGCCTCTACACCCAGCGCAAGCCCGGCATCGACGGCGGCAAGACGGGTGCCCTGGAGGAGGAGGAGCTGGACGACCGCTTCTTCATGATGCGGATCCGCACCGACGGCGCCCTGCTCTCCCCCGAGGCCATCCGCGCCCTCGGCGGCATCTCGACCGACTTCGCGCGCGGCACCGCCGACATCACCGACCGGCAGAACATCCAGCTGCACTGGGTCGAGATCGAGAAGGTCCCCGAGATCTGGGAGCGGCTCGAGGCGGTCGGTCTCGACACCATCGAGGCCTGCGGCGACAGCCCCCGTCCCTTCCTCGGCTCGCCGGTCGCCGGCGTCGCCAAGGACGAGATCATCGACGGCACCCCCGCCATGGTCGAGATCAAGCGCCGGTTCCTGAACAACCCGGAGTTCTCCAACTTCCCGCGCAAGTTCAAGACCTCGGTCAGCGGACACCCGAGCCTCGACGGCGCGCCCGAGGTCAACGACGTCGCGTTCGTCGGCGTCGAGCACCCCGAGCACGGCCCGGGCTTCGACCTGTGGGTCGGCGGCGGCCTGTCGACCAACCCGATGTTCGCCCAGCGGCTCGGCGTGTGGATCCCGATCGACGAGGTCCCCGACGTGTGGGCCGGCGTGGCCTCCATCTTCCGCGACTACGGCTACCGCCGGCTGCGCTCGAAGGCCCGGCTGAAGTTCCTCGTCGCCGACTGGGGCAACGACAAGTTCCGCGAGGTCCTCGAGAACGAGTACCTCGAGCGGAAGCTGCTCTCCAACCCCTCCCCCGAGGCGGCCACGCGTCCCGGTGACCACATCGGCGTCCACGAGCAGAAGGACGGCAAGTTCTACATCGGCCTGGCGCCGGTCGTCGGCCGGGTCAACGGTGCCCTGCTCACCGGCCTGGCCGACCTGCTGGAGCAGTACGGCGCCGCCGGCGCCCGGCTGACCTCCTACCAGAAGCTGGTCGTGCTCGGCGTCGAGGCCGACCAGGTCGACGCCCTGGTCGCGGACCTGGAGACGATCGGCCTGCAGGCCAACCCGTCGAACTGGCGCCGCTCCACGATGGCCTGCACCGGCATCGAGTTCTGCAAGCTCGCGATCGTGGAGACCAAGCAGCGCGCGGCCGACCTGATCGCGTCGCTGGAGCAGCGCCTTCCGGACCTCGACGTACCGATCACCGTCAACGTCAACGGCTGCCCCAACTCCTGCGCGCGCAGCCAGGTCGCCGACATCGGGCTCAAGGGTCAGCTCGTGCTCGACGACGACGGCCGACAGGTGGAGGGCTTCCAGGTGCACCTCGGCGGCGGCATCGGCGAGATCACCCGGTTCGGGCGCAAGCTGCGTGCGCACAAGGTGACCAGCGCCGGCCTCGACGACTACGTCGAGACAGTGGTGCGCAACTACCTGCGCGACCGCACCGCCGGCGAGAGCTTCGCCGACTGGATCGAGCATGCCGACGAGGCGCTGCTGCGCGGCGACAAGGCACTGGAGGTCGCGCGCTCATGA
- the map gene encoding type I methionyl aminopeptidase, translated as MIELRTPTQIEQMRPAGRFVADVLLALKEKADVGVNLLELDELAHRMIRERGAESCYIDYHPSFGASPFGKVLCTSVNDAVLHGLPFDYALQSGDLLSVDFAASVDGWVADSALSVVVGTPRQEDLDLIETTTRALEAGIGAAQAGNRIGDISHAIAEVARAAGLGINTQFGGHGVGRTMHGDPHVPNDGRPGRGFKLQPGLVIAIEPWFLHTTDEIYTDKDGWTLRSKDGSRGAHMEHTVAVTADGPLVLTARD; from the coding sequence GTGATCGAGCTCCGCACCCCTACCCAGATCGAGCAGATGCGGCCGGCCGGCCGATTCGTCGCCGACGTCCTCCTCGCGTTGAAGGAGAAGGCCGATGTCGGCGTCAACCTGCTGGAGCTCGACGAGCTCGCCCACCGGATGATCCGTGAGCGCGGCGCGGAGTCCTGCTACATCGACTACCACCCGAGCTTCGGCGCCAGCCCCTTCGGCAAGGTGCTGTGCACCAGCGTCAACGACGCCGTGCTCCACGGCCTGCCGTTCGACTACGCGCTCCAGAGCGGTGACCTCCTCAGCGTCGACTTCGCGGCCAGCGTCGACGGCTGGGTCGCCGACAGTGCCCTCTCCGTCGTCGTCGGTACGCCGCGACAGGAGGACCTCGACCTGATCGAGACCACCACCCGCGCCCTCGAGGCCGGCATCGGTGCCGCGCAGGCCGGCAACCGGATCGGCGACATCTCGCATGCGATCGCCGAGGTGGCGCGGGCAGCGGGCCTGGGTATCAACACCCAGTTCGGCGGCCACGGTGTCGGCCGGACCATGCACGGAGACCCGCACGTGCCCAACGACGGACGCCCGGGTCGTGGCTTCAAGCTGCAGCCCGGTCTGGTGATCGCGATCGAGCCGTGGTTCCTGCACACCACCGACGAGATCTACACCGACAAGGACGGCTGGACGCTGCGCAGCAAGGACGGCTCCCGCGGCGCCCACATGGAGCACACGGTGGCGGTCACGGCCGACGGGCCGCTGGTGCTGACGGCTCGCGACTGA